The Christiangramia flava JLT2011 region ATTGAAAATCGCTTCAGATTTTGAAATGAGATTCAGCTCCTGAACGATTTCCTGGTTCAGTGTTTCGCCAAAACGAAGACCCGATTGTTTCATCACTTCCTGGATCAATTTCATGATCGCACGATTGGTGATTCCTTTTTTCTGAAGCAATTCCGTAGAAGGATAAACCGGCTGCATCGCCGTTCGAAGATTCTTCTTGTAGTCTGCCAGTAATTCCATTTCCGGATGTGGCATGCTGAACACTCCGTTAAACCAGTTCGTCTTTCCGAAGATGACGTATGGCACGTTCAGTTTAAGGTTTTCCCTTACCCACTTGTGACCCCGGAACCACACGAGTTCCATTCGGCCGGTTTCGTCGATAAAATCGGCCACCAGTCGTTTTCCCCGTTTTTGTTCCACGGTTTTGAAATGCACAATTTTCCCAACCAGTTGCACATCAGATGAATTGCGTTGTAATTCGTTGATCTTGTAAAATCGGGTTTTATCGATGTGGCGGTTCGGAAAGAAATTGATCAGGTCCATATAGGTGTGAATGCCCAGTTCCTTGCGCAGGGTTTCGCCGCGATTGGGACCTACGCCTTTCAGGTATTCAATGGGAGTGTGAAGGACATTCTGCATGATAAAGCGAAGATATTAAAACCCCTGAAATTGCAAAGGCACGGTGTTTTCTTAAAATTACTTATGCTTTCATCGGCCTATTTCGTACTTTGCAGTAGTAATTCGCCCGGATTTCATGTCTAAAAATATCCTTCTTTTCTTGCTTTTGGCTGTTTCTGCCCTTACAGCTCAAAAAACGACCAGTGACCAGTTAGCACAATTTGATTTTCAGAAACTTCAGGCGAGGCTTGAAATACGGCCGGAGCAGCAGGAGGTTCTGGGTTCGGTTCATTTCACCTTTGCGATTTTAGAGCAGGCCGATACCTTGAAGATCGATGGACGAAAAATGGAATTTTCAGAAGTTCTGCTGAATGGCGAAAAGGCCAGATTTTATACCGATGACACGGGGATTTATGTATTATCTACATTCGCTCCTTCGGTTTCTAATGAGTTGGACCTGAAATATACAGCGTACCCCGAATCAGCTATGTATTTCATCAACTGGCAGGACAAGACTCCTGAAGCGGCCCGCGAAGTCTGGACACAGGGACAGGGAAAATACACTTCCAACTGGCTGCCAAGCTTTGACGAGTTACGGGAAAAACTGGAATTTGATCTAACTTATATTTTTCCGAAGTCATACCAGCTTATCGCGAATGGCTTGCTGAAATCGCGTAGTGAAAACGATTCGCTCATTACCTGGCAATACGATATGGAAAAGCCCATGAGCAGTTACCTGGTTGGAATGGCTGCTGCGCAGTTTGATTCGTTGACTGAAAATGCTGCTTCAGGCGTTCCGTTAAAAATGTATTTCCGGAAACCGGAAGCCGGAAAAGCTGAAGCTACTTATCGCTATTCCAAAGAGATCTTCGACTTTTTCGAAAAAGAGATCGGTGTTCCTTTTCCCTGGCAAAATTATAAACAGTTACCGGTCGTGAATTTTCTCTACGGTGGAATGGAAAATACCGGGACGACCATTTTTGCCGAGTCGCTGATGACCGATTCTATTGGTTTTAACGATCAGAATTACGTGAACGTCAATGCACACGAACTGGCTCACCAGTGGTTTGGAGATCTGGTAACCGAGCATTCCGGCAAACATCACTGGCTCAACGAGGGTTTTGCGACCTATTATGCGCTGCTGGCTGAAAAAGAGATCTTTGGTGAAGATTATTATTACTGGAAACTATATCAAACAGCCGAGCAGCTTAAGGAAGCCAGCGATTCTGGCAAGGGGCAGGCGGTTTTGCGAACCGGGAACAACTCGTTGACCTATTACCAGAAAGGTGCCTGGGTGCTTCACATGCTTCGGGAGCAGGTGGGCGATGCAGCTTTTCGGGAAGGAATAAAAAATTACCTGAATCATTACAGTTTTCAGAATCCTACTACCGAGAAGTTTCTCACAGAAATGGAGCTGGTGTCTGGTCAGGACCTGGAACAATTTAAGAAAGACTGGCTGGAACAATCGGCTTTCAAAGCTTCTCAGGCTCTGGAATCATTGAAAAGGTCTGAATTTATTCAGCAATATTTACAGGTTGCCGGTTTGAGGGAATTTCCGTTGGAAGATAAAAAGGAATTGTTGCGTGCAGCGCTTGATTTTCCGGTCAATGATTATACGGGGCAGGAAGCCGTGCATCAGTTACAGGGTGAAAATTCCCAGGTAGCGTATGATTTGTTTGAAAAAGCCTTGGAAAGTGGCAATTTATATGTTCGCCAGGCAGTAGCTCAAACTATGGAGAATATTCCGCAAATCTTTAAGAAGCAGTTTGAAGGCTTGCTGAATGATGATTCTTACATCACCAAGGAAATCAGCTTTTTCAAGCTCTGGTCACAATTTCCGGAATCTCGTCCTGCTTATTTTAAAAAGCTGAAGGAGGTGGAAGGATTTTATAACAAAAACGTCCGGATGTTGTGGCTTACACTGAACCTGGTAACGCCAGATTATGAGCCGGGCAAAAATGCCGATTATTACCAGGAACTGGCCGGGTATGCCGAAAAATGGCAGCCTATAGAAATTCAGCAGAATGCGTTCAGTTACCTGTACCAGATTTCTGCTTTTAACGATGCCAGCCTGGAGAGTGTCATCCTGGGAACAGGAAATCCCAATTCCGGTTTCAGGAATTATTGCCGCCAATTACTGCAGGAATTACTGAAAAGCCAGGAATACCGTGAAAGACTCGAAGCTCTCGCGGAAGGAATGGATGCGAAGGCAGTGAGCTATCTTCAATCTAAACTTTCACCATAATGCGAGCATTGGTCATTTCAGGTGGAGGAAGTAAGGGCGCTTTTGCCGGCGGCGTGGCGCAGTATCTCATTCAGCAGCTAAAATACGACTATGATATTTTCATTGGGACTTCTACCGGGAGTCTGCTGATTTCTCATATGGCGCTGGGAAAAGTGGAAAAGATCAAGCAAATCTATACTTCGGTGAACCAGTCGAGTATTTTCAGTATTCGTCCGTTTTTGATCAAACAGAAACACGGGCACCAGAATATCAGTATCAATCACCTGAACGTTATTCGGAATTTTCTGCGTGGAAGCAAAACTTTCGGTGAAAGCCATAATCTCAAAACGCTTATTTCAGAAACCTTTACCAAAGCGGAATTTGAGGCGCTCAAGGCTACAGATAAAGATATCGTTGTGACGGTCTCCAATTTGTCGCTGAACGAGGTAGAGTATAAGAGTATCCGGGATTACGATTACGAGGATTTCATAGAATGGATCTGGATTTCCTGTAATTACACGCCTTTTATGAGCCTGGTCAAGAAAAATGGCTGTGAGTATGCTGATGGTGGCCTGGGCTCCATGGTGCCTATTGAAGAGGCGGTCAAACGCGGTGCTACCGAGGTGGACGCGATCATTCTCCAAACGGAAGTGACCCATTTCAACCGACTGCCTTCCAAAAATGCCTTTTCGCTTATCACCAACCTCTTTGCTTTTATGCTGGACAGGATCGAAAATCAGAATATCCGCATTGGGAAATTTGCAGCGGCGAATAACGATGCGATCCTAAATTTTTATTATACGCCCAGCGTGCTCACGACCAATTCGCTTATTTTTGATAAGGAAAAGATGACGGCATGGTGGGAGAGCGGCTTCGAATTTGCCAAAAATCAGAACAAAGAACTTAATCAAATCGAACCTTAATGCGAGCACTTGTCATATCTGGAGGAGGAAGCAAAGGCGCTTTTGCCGGCGGCGTTGCACAATATCTCATCGAAGAAAAGAACCGAAATTATGACCTGTTCCTGGGGACATCAACAGGGAGCCTGCTCATACCGCACCTGGCTGCGGGCAATATTCAGAAGATCTACGACATTTATACCAATGTGACCCAGCGGAAAATATTCAGTCTAAATCCTTTCGTGGTTAAGCGGAAAGAAGGGCGGGAATACGTGACGATCAATTACTTCAATATGTTCTGGCAGTTCGTAAAACAGAAACGTACGTTTGGAGAAAGCAAGGCACTCAAAAGGAATATTCGGAAGAATTTCTCCCATCAGGATTTTATTGAATTACGCAGTAAGGTCAAGGATGTGGTGGTCACGGTTTCAAATTTGTCTAAAAACAGGGTGGAATACAAGTCGATCCACGAGTTTGAATACGATGATTTCTGCGACTGGATCTGGATTAGCTGTAATTACATTCCGTTTATGAGCCTGGCGAAAAAGAATGGTTTCGAGTATGCAGATGGGGGGCTTGGTTGCGTGGTGCCCATTCGGGAAGCTATCAAAAGAGGCGCTACGGAAGTGGATGCGATTATTCTAGAGGCCGAAAACATGGAATATAATAAGGTGCTGGGGAAAAACCCATTTTCGCTGATGATCAACCTGTTCGGTTTTTTACTAGACCAGGTGGAATACCATGACATTGTGGAAGGCAAACTGGCGGCACTTAACAAAAAAGTTAAACTCAACACCTATTACACGCCTACCAAACTAACTGAGAATTCCCTGGTTTTCAACAAAAAGGCCATGACACAATGGTGGCAGGAAGGGTTTGAATATGCGCAAAAGAAGGATATGGAGCTAAAAGCGCAACGATCTTCCTGGTTTAAGTTAGGTTTTTAACCTCATTTTTGATGAAGATCAGCGCGGCATCAGTTGGTGGCTGGCGTTCGATCATGTTGTTCAGAATCAGGTCCCGTAACTGGTCTGTGGTTTCAATATTTTCCTTTGCGGCCGCATTCCGAATAAGATTGATCGTGGCATTCTTGGCCGTTTTGATGTAATCCCAGCATTCCGAAGTAAGATAGATCTGTTGCGCCAGGTTGTGCTCGAATTCCTGTTCGATATTCGCGATGAGCAAATTAGCGTAAAGTGAAGCTTCTTCTGAAGTAGGCTTGATACGGAAAAGCAATTTCCCCGGGGAAATACGTTCCAGGTAAAGGGCCATTCGTTCATAGGCTTGTAATTTAAGAGGAAGTGCGGTCTTGCGATTTTCCCGTAATAGGAGGAAACGCCTTCTGCTTTCTTCATTTTTCAGGTAAGTGTGAAAAAAATAAAAAGCAACGGCTCCTACAATGGCGGCCGGCAGTATGGCAAATAAAAAATCAAATACCTGCTCCTGATTCATAATTTGGTTTTAGTGTATAGCTTCTTCGGTTTCTCTAAGTTTCTCCAGATTGAGGTTTCCGCCTAAATGCGGACAGTCCAGCAATTCCTGAACCGAGGTGAAAGGTACTTCTTCTTTCATATAGTCAAAAGTTTCGGCCAGTGTTTTCGCCAAGTT contains the following coding sequences:
- a CDS encoding M1 family metallopeptidase, with product MSKNILLFLLLAVSALTAQKTTSDQLAQFDFQKLQARLEIRPEQQEVLGSVHFTFAILEQADTLKIDGRKMEFSEVLLNGEKARFYTDDTGIYVLSTFAPSVSNELDLKYTAYPESAMYFINWQDKTPEAAREVWTQGQGKYTSNWLPSFDELREKLEFDLTYIFPKSYQLIANGLLKSRSENDSLITWQYDMEKPMSSYLVGMAAAQFDSLTENAASGVPLKMYFRKPEAGKAEATYRYSKEIFDFFEKEIGVPFPWQNYKQLPVVNFLYGGMENTGTTIFAESLMTDSIGFNDQNYVNVNAHELAHQWFGDLVTEHSGKHHWLNEGFATYYALLAEKEIFGEDYYYWKLYQTAEQLKEASDSGKGQAVLRTGNNSLTYYQKGAWVLHMLREQVGDAAFREGIKNYLNHYSFQNPTTEKFLTEMELVSGQDLEQFKKDWLEQSAFKASQALESLKRSEFIQQYLQVAGLREFPLEDKKELLRAALDFPVNDYTGQEAVHQLQGENSQVAYDLFEKALESGNLYVRQAVAQTMENIPQIFKKQFEGLLNDDSYITKEISFFKLWSQFPESRPAYFKKLKEVEGFYNKNVRMLWLTLNLVTPDYEPGKNADYYQELAGYAEKWQPIEIQQNAFSYLYQISAFNDASLESVILGTGNPNSGFRNYCRQLLQELLKSQEYRERLEALAEGMDAKAVSYLQSKLSP
- a CDS encoding patatin-like phospholipase family protein is translated as MRALVISGGGSKGAFAGGVAQYLIQQLKYDYDIFIGTSTGSLLISHMALGKVEKIKQIYTSVNQSSIFSIRPFLIKQKHGHQNISINHLNVIRNFLRGSKTFGESHNLKTLISETFTKAEFEALKATDKDIVVTVSNLSLNEVEYKSIRDYDYEDFIEWIWISCNYTPFMSLVKKNGCEYADGGLGSMVPIEEAVKRGATEVDAIILQTEVTHFNRLPSKNAFSLITNLFAFMLDRIENQNIRIGKFAAANNDAILNFYYTPSVLTTNSLIFDKEKMTAWWESGFEFAKNQNKELNQIEP
- a CDS encoding patatin-like phospholipase family protein yields the protein MRALVISGGGSKGAFAGGVAQYLIEEKNRNYDLFLGTSTGSLLIPHLAAGNIQKIYDIYTNVTQRKIFSLNPFVVKRKEGREYVTINYFNMFWQFVKQKRTFGESKALKRNIRKNFSHQDFIELRSKVKDVVVTVSNLSKNRVEYKSIHEFEYDDFCDWIWISCNYIPFMSLAKKNGFEYADGGLGCVVPIREAIKRGATEVDAIILEAENMEYNKVLGKNPFSLMINLFGFLLDQVEYHDIVEGKLAALNKKVKLNTYYTPTKLTENSLVFNKKAMTQWWQEGFEYAQKKDMELKAQRSSWFKLGF